Proteins co-encoded in one Chloroflexota bacterium genomic window:
- a CDS encoding flagellar hook-length control protein FliK, with protein MQLFDATTRLGAPSAAESSVADARPAYDPANADAFQAALSAANQNARGAAERSSGRAGTKHSAGSSTAPADAQPVADELDRPDDEQISADALAALLPMVVAPQPPAAPRTPGIPATVAPAPLGAATTQAASTTASIAGPSMTDQGVATGEAFSAALQDADGAQPATAASAAAATAAAVPTPNASASVLSPRSGPVTGSAPASQAAAEATDQTITEPTTQAATTTVAAQTPPQTAPATGATAASTTATAAPLPPTGAPTVDALAQAAVATAQTLTQGGGQPAATEELPTAQPSAGNAAASSARSAPSTAPTVAPAASSPTWADLAASFGAQIVSTSTGTAARPASASSQTSGPAIQLEAGQVLAAGTTAQAAGATSAAPVTLPGQAVAAAGATTATGQGVSLETSGAGEVGEATSATAARAQASGDTNPAFNLAALTNQQVGQAAAASATPADAPVAPPVAAQVADGAVLAARTTGQSVQMILQPEGLGTVTIKVTAERGGIAVHLAVDNPQGRELVQNSWPQLQHALEQRGLTVQSLQLDLSNSGRGNSDQFQAFQQFANQQQGFAGQSGQFGQQARGGSSAGDRRATVAVDGTDEPLRPSTGVGTASRVDYRI; from the coding sequence ATGCAGCTCTTCGACGCCACCACCCGGCTCGGCGCGCCGAGCGCCGCCGAGTCCTCGGTGGCCGATGCCCGTCCGGCCTACGATCCGGCCAACGCCGACGCGTTCCAGGCAGCGCTGAGCGCCGCCAACCAGAACGCACGCGGCGCCGCCGAGCGGTCGAGCGGCCGCGCCGGCACGAAGCACAGTGCCGGCAGCAGCACCGCACCCGCCGATGCACAGCCCGTCGCGGACGAGCTTGACCGCCCCGACGACGAGCAGATCAGCGCTGACGCCCTGGCCGCCCTGCTGCCGATGGTGGTCGCCCCCCAGCCGCCAGCCGCCCCGCGGACGCCCGGCATTCCTGCGACCGTCGCCCCTGCGCCGCTCGGCGCTGCCACCACCCAGGCAGCCAGCACGACCGCGTCAATCGCCGGCCCCAGCATGACTGACCAGGGAGTGGCAACCGGCGAGGCGTTCAGCGCAGCCTTGCAGGATGCAGACGGCGCGCAGCCGGCCACGGCGGCCAGCGCCGCGGCCGCGACAGCAGCAGCCGTGCCGACGCCGAACGCCTCGGCGTCTGTGCTCTCGCCGCGGTCTGGGCCGGTGACTGGCTCCGCACCGGCTTCGCAGGCTGCTGCCGAGGCGACAGACCAGACCATCACCGAGCCGACCACCCAGGCCGCCACGACGACCGTCGCAGCGCAGACGCCGCCGCAGACCGCCCCCGCCACTGGCGCAACAGCAGCTTCGACCACGGCCACTGCCGCGCCGCTCCCGCCGACCGGCGCGCCCACCGTCGATGCGCTGGCCCAGGCTGCCGTGGCGACGGCCCAGACGCTCACGCAGGGCGGCGGGCAGCCGGCTGCCACCGAGGAACTGCCAACTGCCCAGCCGAGCGCTGGGAACGCCGCTGCGTCCTCCGCGCGCAGCGCTCCCTCCACGGCTCCAACCGTCGCGCCCGCCGCATCGTCGCCCACCTGGGCCGATCTTGCAGCCAGCTTCGGCGCGCAGATCGTCTCGACCAGCACCGGAACCGCCGCCCGGCCAGCCAGTGCGAGCAGCCAGACCAGCGGACCGGCCATCCAGCTTGAGGCGGGGCAGGTGCTCGCTGCCGGAACGACCGCCCAGGCCGCCGGGGCGACGTCAGCCGCGCCCGTGACCTTGCCCGGCCAGGCCGTTGCCGCCGCTGGCGCCACGACAGCCACAGGGCAGGGCGTCTCCCTGGAGACCTCCGGGGCCGGCGAGGTCGGCGAAGCAACGTCGGCGACCGCCGCTCGCGCACAGGCCAGCGGCGATACCAATCCCGCCTTCAACCTCGCCGCGCTGACCAACCAGCAGGTTGGGCAGGCCGCCGCCGCGAGCGCCACGCCGGCCGACGCGCCGGTTGCGCCGCCCGTCGCCGCGCAGGTTGCGGACGGCGCGGTGCTGGCGGCCCGCACGACCGGTCAGAGCGTCCAGATGATCCTGCAGCCGGAAGGGCTGGGGACCGTCACCATCAAGGTGACCGCCGAGCGTGGCGGCATCGCCGTCCACCTCGCCGTTGACAACCCGCAGGGCCGCGAGCTGGTGCAGAACAGCTGGCCGCAGCTCCAGCACGCGCTCGAACAGCGCGGCCTGACCGTCCAGTCGCTTCAGCTCGACCTCTCGAACAGCGGGCGCGGCAACAGCGATCAGTTCCAGGCGTTCCAGCAGTTCGCCAACCAGCAGCAGGGCTTCGCGGGCCAGTCCGGCCAGTTCGGACAGCAGGCGCGCGGCGGATCATCCGCCGGCGACCGCCGCGCCACCGTCGCCGTCGACGGCACGGACGAGCCACTTCGACCATCCACCGGCGTTGGGACGGCCTCCCGCGTCGACTATCGGATCTAA
- a CDS encoding flagellar biosynthesis protein FlgD translates to MVSVASTSSTSSTSSSSTTSSLGEAAGLGKDDFMQLLIAQLKNQDPMKPMEDKEFITQLAQFSSLEATEKLNTQLDELLGSQSLVQAATLIGKQATAKLESGETVTGVISEVRMISGQPTAIINGQEVDTSLITVLTGSSTTTTSAATTTGAATRAAATTTTTTPTVTAR, encoded by the coding sequence ATGGTGAGCGTCGCCTCGACGAGCAGTACGTCCAGCACGAGCAGCAGCAGCACGACCTCGAGCCTCGGCGAGGCAGCCGGGCTCGGCAAGGACGACTTCATGCAGCTGCTGATCGCCCAGCTAAAGAACCAGGATCCCATGAAGCCGATGGAGGACAAGGAGTTCATCACCCAGCTGGCGCAGTTCAGCTCGCTGGAAGCCACCGAGAAGCTCAACACCCAGCTGGACGAGCTGCTCGGCTCGCAGTCCCTCGTGCAGGCCGCGACGCTGATCGGGAAGCAGGCGACCGCCAAGCTGGAGAGCGGCGAGACCGTCACCGGCGTCATCAGCGAGGTCCGCATGATCAGCGGCCAGCCCACGGCGATCATCAACGGCCAGGAGGTCGATACCTCGCTCATCACGGTCCTGACCGGCAGCTCGACGACCACGACAAGCGCCGCAACGACCACCGGCGCGGCCACCCGCGCCGCCGCGACGACGACCACCACGACTCCGACAGTTACGGCCCGCTGA
- a CDS encoding C39 family peptidase encodes MTQTNAPTIPLTAKPAAAPQKPQPSRTPYRPVPGTSFTGALQAAVNEARTTQLAMLANSGVANPSAARIAAPTADGSNAPLVDAMSPPPGVDARLWESLVRGTPLTGLPVAATAGQPTQVVAMSATQPAEPAVQAVTPAMRAEQAQAFLRSIKGSDQTKADEYENAAQARAWGYSTCSAASLTAVLRAAGQDVKIADVMREMPGGMTIKLGLVSRPSLVNAANHFGAKATDDVTSYESLKAATDSGQPVLVDIRNGKFPEGHWIVVTGVDESGIRCADSSRYDLTTIPKGEFMRSWSSRGIRLEGLTPKPTQTISTTPKPSVRG; translated from the coding sequence ATGACCCAGACCAATGCACCCACCATCCCACTCACGGCGAAGCCGGCCGCTGCGCCACAGAAGCCGCAGCCGTCGCGGACGCCGTATCGGCCGGTGCCCGGCACGAGCTTCACGGGTGCGTTGCAGGCAGCGGTCAACGAGGCCCGGACAACCCAGCTTGCGATGCTGGCGAACTCGGGCGTCGCCAATCCCTCGGCCGCCAGGATCGCAGCCCCGACTGCTGACGGTTCGAACGCTCCGCTGGTGGATGCGATGTCGCCACCGCCCGGCGTGGATGCCCGCCTCTGGGAGAGCCTGGTACGCGGCACGCCGCTGACGGGCCTGCCTGTCGCCGCCACCGCCGGCCAGCCGACACAGGTCGTCGCTATGTCCGCCACCCAGCCCGCCGAGCCGGCCGTCCAGGCGGTCACGCCCGCCATGCGAGCGGAGCAGGCCCAGGCGTTCCTGCGGTCCATCAAGGGCTCAGACCAGACGAAGGCCGACGAGTACGAGAACGCGGCGCAGGCGCGCGCCTGGGGCTACTCGACCTGTTCCGCCGCCTCGCTGACGGCGGTGCTGCGCGCGGCCGGCCAGGACGTGAAGATCGCCGACGTGATGCGCGAGATGCCCGGCGGCATGACCATCAAGCTCGGGCTGGTCTCGCGGCCCTCATTGGTGAACGCGGCCAACCACTTCGGTGCGAAGGCCACCGACGACGTGACCAGCTACGAGTCGCTGAAGGCGGCCACTGACAGCGGCCAGCCGGTCCTGGTGGACATCCGCAACGGCAAGTTCCCTGAAGGCCACTGGATCGTGGTGACGGGCGTGGACGAGAGCGGCATCCGCTGCGCCGACAGCTCCCGCTACGACCTGACCACGATCCCCAAGGGCGAGTTCATGCGCTCGTGGAGCAGCCGGGGCATCCGCCTCGAAGGCCTCACGCCAAAGCCCACCCAGACCATTTCGACCACGCCAAAGCCCTCGGTCCGGGGCTGA
- a CDS encoding flagellar hook-basal body complex protein produces the protein MMRSLFSAISGLKGHQTMMDVVGNNIANVNTTAFKSGRVTFQDIISQTLRGAQAPSATQGGLNPMQVGLGMQTGSLDMINTQGNLQSTGKTTDLAVQGDGFFQITDGTNTFYTRDGNFTVDSAGQFIHASTGLRLTPAVTIPAGATNVNIAQNGQVTWTVGATVTTGPIITMANFANPTGLTRMGNNMFQVSNNSGPAVVGNPGTSGLGTIQSGFLEMSNVDLAAQFTNMIIAQRGFQANSRVITASDEILQDLVNIKR, from the coding sequence ATGATGCGTTCACTCTTCTCCGCCATCTCGGGCCTCAAGGGCCATCAGACGATGATGGACGTCGTTGGGAACAACATCGCGAACGTCAACACGACGGCCTTCAAGAGTGGCCGCGTCACCTTCCAGGACATCATCAGCCAGACGCTCCGTGGTGCACAGGCTCCCAGCGCGACCCAGGGCGGCTTGAACCCGATGCAGGTCGGCCTCGGCATGCAGACGGGCTCCCTGGACATGATCAACACCCAGGGAAATCTCCAGAGCACCGGCAAGACGACGGACCTCGCGGTCCAGGGCGACGGCTTCTTCCAGATCACGGACGGCACCAACACCTTCTACACCCGTGATGGAAACTTCACCGTGGACAGCGCCGGCCAGTTCATCCACGCTTCGACGGGCCTGCGCCTGACGCCGGCCGTCACCATCCCGGCGGGCGCGACGAACGTCAACATCGCGCAGAACGGTCAGGTGACCTGGACCGTCGGCGCGACGGTCACCACAGGCCCGATCATCACCATGGCGAACTTTGCCAACCCGACTGGCCTGACCCGCATGGGGAACAACATGTTCCAGGTCAGCAACAACTCAGGCCCGGCAGTGGTCGGCAACCCGGGCACCAGCGGCCTCGGGACCATCCAGTCTGGCTTCCTCGAGATGTCGAACGTGGACCTCGCGGCCCAGTTCACCAACATGATCATCGCGCAGCGCGGCTTCCAGGCGAACTCGCGCGTGATCACGGCGTCCGACGAGATCCTGCAGGACCTGGTGAACATCAAGCGCTAA